From the Arthrobacter sp. PM3 genome, one window contains:
- a CDS encoding bifunctional phosphatase PAP2/diacylglycerol kinase family protein, which yields MRTMLRKAPGRLAAFDRRLVRAVSHLPAGSHDEFFRRLSAAANKGKLWLGIAGVMALVPGKTRRAAVHGLLAQGVASAVTNVVFKTLLPRRRPLPEHLPVFRFVHPQPTSSSMPSGHSASAVAFALGVGLVRPGLGAGLAPVAAGVAYSRIHTGAHWPSDVLFGSAIGAGAALLTRKWWPVRPPFPDTRRSAVRAPELPDGQGLGIAVNTLGGSYADETVEALQKIFPKAYIQEIGQGEDIAAQIARVASRPGIVALGVWGGDGTVGTAAAAAVENSLPLLVLPGGTLNHFARDAGTPTLEAAVQAATRGEAAVADIGNVSVERGLPDSPERLELSMLNTASIGLYPNLVRRREQLQPALGKPLAGVVAMFRTFAAGTPTTLVVNGVRHRLWILYIGRGRYYPRDHAPLVRPVLADGVLDLRMITADEPFARLRLLWAVLTGTVATSGITHLTETDRITVEPGNGPMVLAVDGEVMPGVRRVDFAVRRDALTYYSPLG from the coding sequence ATGCGAACCATGCTGAGGAAGGCGCCCGGCCGCCTGGCGGCCTTCGACCGCCGGCTGGTGCGCGCGGTTTCCCACCTCCCGGCCGGCAGCCATGATGAATTCTTCCGCCGCTTGTCCGCGGCGGCCAACAAGGGCAAGCTCTGGCTGGGCATAGCCGGCGTGATGGCGCTCGTGCCCGGAAAGACCAGGCGCGCGGCGGTTCACGGGCTCCTGGCCCAGGGCGTGGCGTCGGCCGTGACGAACGTGGTGTTCAAGACCCTCCTGCCCCGCAGGCGCCCCCTGCCCGAGCACCTGCCGGTCTTCCGGTTTGTCCATCCGCAGCCCACAAGCTCCTCCATGCCGTCGGGCCATTCCGCCTCCGCGGTTGCCTTCGCGCTAGGGGTCGGACTGGTCCGGCCCGGGCTCGGCGCGGGACTGGCTCCCGTCGCGGCCGGGGTGGCCTACTCCCGGATCCATACCGGAGCCCACTGGCCCTCGGACGTCCTGTTCGGCTCCGCGATCGGCGCCGGCGCGGCGCTGCTGACCCGCAAATGGTGGCCCGTCCGGCCGCCCTTCCCGGACACCCGCCGCAGCGCCGTCCGTGCCCCGGAACTCCCCGACGGGCAGGGCCTCGGCATCGCCGTCAACACCCTCGGCGGCTCCTATGCCGACGAGACCGTCGAAGCCCTCCAGAAAATATTCCCCAAAGCGTATATACAGGAAATCGGGCAGGGCGAGGACATCGCGGCGCAAATCGCCCGGGTTGCGTCCCGGCCGGGCATCGTGGCGCTCGGCGTCTGGGGCGGGGACGGCACCGTGGGCACCGCGGCGGCCGCCGCCGTCGAAAATTCCCTGCCTCTCCTGGTGCTCCCCGGAGGGACACTGAACCACTTTGCCCGCGATGCCGGGACACCCACCCTGGAGGCCGCCGTGCAGGCCGCGACGCGCGGGGAGGCCGCCGTGGCCGACATCGGGAATGTGAGCGTCGAGCGCGGACTTCCGGACAGCCCCGAACGCCTTGAACTGAGCATGCTCAATACGGCCAGCATCGGGCTCTACCCGAACCTGGTGCGCCGCCGGGAGCAGCTGCAGCCCGCCCTGGGCAAGCCCCTGGCCGGTGTGGTGGCCATGTTCCGGACTTTCGCCGCCGGCACGCCCACCACCCTGGTTGTCAACGGGGTCCGGCACCGGCTGTGGATCCTGTACATCGGCCGCGGCCGCTACTACCCCCGCGATCACGCGCCGCTGGTGCGGCCCGTTCTGGCCGACGGCGTCCTGGACCTGCGGATGATCACGGCCGACGAGCCGTTCGCCCGGCTGCGGCTGCTCTGGGCGGTGCTGACCGGGACCGTGGCGACCTCGGGGATCACCCACCTCACCGAAACGGACCGGATTACGGTGGAACCCGGAAACGGCCCCATGGTCCTGGCCGTCGACGGCGAAGTCATGCCCGGCGTGCGGCGGGTGGACTTCGCGGTCCGCCGTGACGCGCTGACCTACTACTCGCCGCTTGGCTGA
- a CDS encoding MFS transporter, with protein MTSTATRPQLKAATGATFLVFGINGLVFASWAARIPAVTEILQLTSGQMGTLLLCVAVGSLIALPTAGFVVGRIGTANTVRGAGIIAAAAGVAVALSLMAASVPATAIALFFFGIGIGLWDVSQNIEGADVEHQLGRTIMPQFHAAFSGGAFVGALIGAGLSTAGVGLPVHLLVIAAIVAVVALVAPRFFLPHQAAAAPAAGEEAPAKGGSAWRDGRTLLIGVVVLGATLTEGAGNDWIAKASVDGLGAEESTGALLFAVFVLAMTAMRFFGGRAIDVYGRVAVLRASMAAAAAGLTLFVFAGNIWLAAAGAALWGVGAALAFPMGMSAAADDPARAAARVSVVSTLGYIAFLAGPPLLGYLGDVTGIRTALLAIGIPILVALLLAGAAKPLAAKPLAAK; from the coding sequence CCTGCAGCTCACCTCGGGCCAGATGGGAACGCTGCTGTTGTGCGTTGCCGTCGGTTCGCTCATCGCGCTGCCCACGGCAGGGTTCGTCGTGGGCCGGATCGGCACGGCCAATACCGTGCGGGGCGCCGGCATCATCGCCGCGGCGGCCGGCGTGGCAGTGGCCCTGTCCCTGATGGCGGCCTCCGTCCCGGCGACCGCCATTGCCCTGTTCTTTTTCGGGATCGGGATCGGTTTGTGGGATGTTTCGCAGAACATCGAAGGGGCCGACGTCGAACACCAGCTCGGGCGCACCATCATGCCGCAGTTCCACGCCGCCTTCAGCGGCGGAGCCTTTGTGGGGGCGCTGATCGGTGCCGGTCTCTCTACTGCGGGCGTCGGACTGCCGGTCCACCTGCTGGTCATTGCCGCGATCGTGGCCGTGGTGGCCCTGGTGGCCCCCCGGTTCTTCCTGCCGCACCAGGCGGCCGCCGCGCCGGCAGCCGGGGAAGAGGCCCCCGCCAAGGGCGGATCGGCGTGGCGGGACGGACGCACCCTGCTGATCGGCGTCGTGGTTCTGGGCGCCACCCTGACCGAAGGCGCCGGCAACGACTGGATCGCCAAGGCCTCCGTCGACGGCCTGGGTGCCGAGGAGTCCACCGGTGCCCTGCTGTTCGCCGTCTTCGTGCTCGCGATGACCGCCATGCGGTTCTTCGGCGGCCGCGCCATCGATGTCTACGGCCGGGTGGCCGTGCTCCGCGCCAGTATGGCCGCAGCCGCGGCCGGCCTCACGCTCTTCGTGTTCGCCGGCAACATCTGGCTGGCCGCCGCCGGGGCCGCGCTGTGGGGTGTCGGAGCGGCCCTGGCCTTTCCGATGGGCATGTCCGCCGCGGCGGACGATCCGGCGCGGGCCGCGGCCCGCGTGTCCGTCGTGTCGACCCTGGGCTACATCGCGTTCCTCGCAGGGCCTCCCCTGCTGGGCTACCTGGGCGACGTGACCGGCATCAGGACCGCCCTGCTGGCCATCGGGATTCCCATTCTCGTGGCCCTGCTGCTCGCCGGCGCCGCCAAGCCCCTGGCCGCCAAGCCCCTGGCCGCCAAGTGA